Within the Aquificaceae bacterium genome, the region TGCCCTACTGCTTATAAGAAGAAGAGACAATAACCTCTTTGTTGTCTTGAGGTTAAGATGATGATACCAGACACTGAACAGGAAATAATAAACCAGTATCTTAAGAAGGTATCCAAGATACCCCTCCTCACTCCGGAGGAGGAGAAGGAGGTTGCAAGAAGGGCAAAGGAAGGAGACCAGCAAGCTTTTAGAAGGCTTGTGGAGTCAAATCTTAGGTTTGTAATAAGCATAGCAAAGCAATATTTAGGCTATGGTCTCCCTCTTTCCGAGCTCATCGCTGCAGGCAACCATGGGCTTATAGAAGCGGCAAAGAGGTTTGACCCAGACAGAGGTGTGAAGTTTATTTCCTATGCGGTTTGGTGGATAAGGCAAGCCATAATGCAGGCACTCTCTCAGCAGACTGGTGCGGTAAGGATTCCCATAAAACAGTCCCATCTTATAAACCGCATAAGCGGTATATACAGTAGGCTATATAAGGAACTTGAAAGAGAACCAACCTCTGAAGAGATAGCCTACGAATACACCAAGGAAGTGCTCTATAAGGA harbors:
- a CDS encoding RNA polymerase sigma factor RpoD/SigA, with translation MIPDTEQEIINQYLKKVSKIPLLTPEEEKEVARRAKEGDQQAFRRLVESNLRFVISIAKQYLGYGLPLSELIAAGNHGLIEAAKRFDPDRGVKFISYAVWWIRQAIMQALSQQTGAVRIPIKQSHLINRISGIYSRLYKELEREPTSEEIAYEYTKEVLYKELERELGREPTEEEIEKRIRKEGYKISPEEVDKCLQLCRVPLSLDAPVGENEDTFFVDFLSQHGTADVEEKIINEVLEKEIEELLNKLPEKERRVIELRFGLRGEEPKTLREIGDILQISRERVRQLETRALRKLRNMAMKRHLKDFLS